The following proteins come from a genomic window of Triticum aestivum cultivar Chinese Spring chromosome 6A, IWGSC CS RefSeq v2.1, whole genome shotgun sequence:
- the LOC123129577 gene encoding elongation factor 1-gamma 2, whose amino-acid sequence MSAQETAERAMHRVGAGRGPATPRPGGTVAPAAAIAQAASADPWRRRTGEWEKIVDDESICDDFINLKMMCQLSFSEVLHAGSGNKNVFKALIAAEYSGVNVELVKDFQMGVSNHTPDFLKMNPIGKVSVLETTGGPVFKSNAIARYVARMKADNPLYGSSLVEYSHIEQWIDFSTTEVDANIGKWLYPRLGFYPYVAVIEDTFITALKRALGALDTHLASNTYLVGHSVTLADIVMACNLYHGFTRIMTKSFTSEFPHVERYFWTMVNQPNMKKVMGDVKQAESVPPVQNKAAAPKEQKPKDAKKETKKKEAKKEAQKLEPVEKAEEEEAAPKPKPKNALDLLPPSKMILDEWKKLYSNTKTNFREVAIKGFWDMYDPEGYSLWFCDFKYNEENTVSFVTMNKVGGFLQRMDLCRKYAFWKMLVIGSEPPFKVKGLWLFRGPEIPQFVMDEVYDMALYDWAKVDLSDAAQKERVSAMIEDLEPFEGEALLDAKCFK is encoded by the exons ATGTCCGCCCAGGAGACGGCGGAACGGGCGATGCACAGGGTCGGGGCCGGCCGCGGTCCAGCGACACCACGACCGGGCGGGACGGTCGCACCAGCGGCAGCCATCGCGCAGGCGGCGAGCGCTGATCCTTGGCGGCGCAGAACAGGCGAG tgggagaagATCGTCGACGACGAAAGCATCTGTGacgacttcatcaatctcaagatgatgtgtcaGCTCAGcttctcggag GTGCTGCATGCTGGCAGTGGAAACAAGAATGTGTTTAAGGCACTCATTGCCGCTGAATACAGCGGCGTCAATGTTGAGTTGGTGAAGGATTTTCAGATGGGTGTCTCCAACCATACTCCAGACTTTCTCAAGATGAATCCTATCGGAAAG GTTTCTGTTCTTGAGACTACTGGCGGTCCTGTTTTTAAGAGCAATGCTATCGCACGATATG TTGCTCGCATGAAGGCTGACAACCCACTTTACGGATCTTCACTCGTGGAATAC TCGCACATTGAGCAATGGATTGACTTCTCTACCACGGAGGTTGATGCTAACATTGGAAAATGGCTGTACCCACGTCTAGGATTCTACCCATATGTTGCAGTG ATAGAGGACACATTTATTACTGCCTTGAAGAGAGCATTGGGTGCCCTTGACACACACCTTGCTTCAAACACATATCTTGTTGGGCATTCCGTGACTCTTGCTGATATTGTGATGGCATGCAACCTTTACCATGGCTTCACTCGGATCATGACCAAGAGTTTCACATCCGAGTTCCCTCACGTGGAAAGGTACTTCTGGACCATGGTTAACCAGCCAAACATGAAGAAGGTCATGGGGGATGTGAAGCAGGCAGAGTCTGTCCCACCAGTTCAAAACAAGGCTGCGGCACCAAAGGAGCAAAAGCCCAAGGATGCCAAGAAGGAAACAAAGAAGAAGGAAGCCAAGAAGGAGGCCCAGAAGCTAGAGCCAGTTGAaaaagcagaggaggaagaagcggCACCAAAACCAAAGCCAAAGAATGCTCTTGATTTGCTTCCTCCAAGCAAAATGATCCTTGATGAATGGAAGAAGTTGTACTCCAACACCAAGACCAACTTCCGGGAGGTTGCCATAAAAG GCTTCTGGGATATGTATGACCCGGAGGGCTACTCCCTGTGGTTCTGCGACTTCAAGTACAACGAGGAGAACACCGTGTCCTTCGTGACCATGAATAAGGTGGGCGGATTCCTGCAGCGGATGGACCTGTGCCGCAAGTACGCCTTCTGGAAAATGCTTGTGATAGGCTCCGAGCCACCCTTCAAGGTCAAGGGGCTTTGGCTCTTCCGTGGCCCTGAGATCCCCCAGTTTGTCATGGACGAGGTGTACGACATGGCCCTCTATGACTGGGCAAAGGTTGATCTCTCTGATGCGGCGCAGAAGGAGCGTGTCAGCGCCATGATCGAGGACCTTGAGCCGTTTGAGGGCGAGGCGCTGCTGGACGCGAAATGCTTCAAGTGA